Below is a genomic region from Anoplolepis gracilipes chromosome 1, ASM4749672v1, whole genome shotgun sequence.
AGCGCGTTTTCCTGTGACAGcctgtgaaaaaaaaacagaaaaattttatttgtaaatttctttttacttgtatatattattatatttatataatactattattaatgTGGCGAATATGCATTACTtttcagttttaattataattattatctttaaacgTAATAGAATCGAATATCATGCTGTACTAATATTACTACATCATTTATATCATctcaaaagaataatttaccTGGAATCCAGATTTTATGCTAGCGACGGAACATCTTGAACCACAGGTTTCACATTGCAAGAAAAAGAGTCGAGTATCTTTTTGAAGGATCGTGTCCGGCGAGCGACAAGTGTGACATGTAACATATTCCTTGATATATCTCCTAAGAACGTTCTCTATTTGCTTCTGTTGGAACCGACCTTTGATAATCAATTGACTATTACCATCTACTGAGCCACTCGTACCCAACTCAGCCAGCAAAAAGTCTAGTAAATGTTTTGGTTGTCTGTGCAATGTTTTACAAATCTGtagattataagaaatttgcaGTATTGCTTGCATCTAACAAAttgtatattagaaaaaaagagagaaaaagagagaggggagaaaagcatatacatttaataataattattatacattgatGTTGTATGACAcgtaatagtaattatatattgtcattAAGAAAACcgttatataaacaattagcaattaataaaaataataagttatattaattaataattattaggtaattaataattattaataaacaattaataattattaattatttagaaaaatgcatACCTCGGTGAAATTGGCGAAAGATGTCTTCTTCGTTCCAATACGTACTACTTGTGGCGGACGCATGACAAACTTCTGTTTTTTACCAGCTACCATATCAGGATTCTTTTCTCGCATGATATTAAATACTCTAACTAATAATTCATCATACGTATAATCTCTGTCCGAGCCCACCCACAAGCTTGGTTCCTCCACtaagaagaaagaataaacaaatttttatctagTATTAACTGTGTCAAAAATAgctgtcaataaattttatcaaactcacatgtgaaaatattagaattgaaCAAAGAAGAGtgcaattaaaagtaatatatataatatttatagcgttattaatagattaaaataatttaattgacaaACATATAGTGTAATCTAATGCATTATAAAAGGTTTATTAAATACACAgagatgttttaaatatattgaacacTTCcgaaatcacaaatataaataacaaacctAAAGAAGGAATGTTTTAAGGTTCCTGACTTTCTTTTGATAAaagatgaatattaaatacacacatataaatacatgcaCATGCATGTATGCACACTGATATTTTTGCTTGTTTATGcattagtttattaaaattgaaaaaattccttaaaatttcttactaaaatatcaaattactatatttttaattactatcaataataacacatacatatatattattgtattattgtaattttaatcagaaattttaagtaatttttttgcaattttaatatatatacatacatatatatgcatattttggAAACATATCAAGGGTGTCATAACATAAAGGTGTatcatcaattaaaaaaaatataaaaactctaTATGCCTGCACATTATAACAAAACTGCTAATTTGACTCTaaagtttatgaaaataaatatagaaatatttagatatgtatcatttacatatgtatcaaatacaaattttaaatcttcttgttttatttctgTAAAGTTGCAATTTCAGGTTTATGTCCTTATGTTATAAAAACcctcaatataatatatcaaagcactaaagtaaaattttgttatttatgtgacatatatacataatatatatatatatatatacatatatatacgtatatacattatatatgtatatgtatatataatatatatacataatgcatgtttttgaaataaaaaattttagtctagaaaataaaatttgaaatgtttaaatattgattttattatgaaatttatgagTGCAAGAATAATCAAGTGTAAGATTAATGCAATTAAAGAACACAAAGCATATGTCTTACCATACTCTGCACTTCGCTCAGATTCAGTGCAGCATGTTAACAAATAATGAGTAACATAAACAACTAAATGCAAAAAGATGTTGATATAAGTCATTTCTTATGATACATACCATTCTCCTTATCTTCAATTTCCTTGCGTTCTTCTTCTGCTACTAATTCATCAAgatccttcttcttctttttcttcttctttgtcTTTGAGAAATCCATATCTAAGTCAAAGTCATCATCcattataatttcttcaacTTGTTGCTCTATAGGTTCCTGTCCAATAAATAACAAGATTTCACAAAACTTAAACATAAGTTTATCaagtttatttcttattattaaaagaaactaATGTTACAGACTTTTTAGTTTGTGCAATTAAAGTACATACaagacaaattaattttatatataattatagatatttatatatatatatatatatatatatatatatatatatataaatatctataattatatataaatataaatataaatatatataacacatccTCTTATTTaactgcaatattatttttttaaatttatcagaaaatatctgtcatgagaaaattataaaaataattaaaattgaataattaataagatataataataaaaaaaatactgagatcaataaaaatatccagGACAAAAGAATGTAgctttcacaaaaatattcttttttcttacctCTTTCTTGGTATCAGGTAAAGTTGCTTCTAATTCATCTAAATTAAAagcctttttcttctttttcttttttttaccaaaattttccAGATCCAATGTCTCGTCATCTTCGACAACTGTAGGTTCAGGCTCCTGATTCTCTTTGTCAACAATGTTCTCACTTGCGTCACCAGTACTGCCTCCTTCATTGAAAGCTGCATCAATGTCAAAGCtagtcttcttcttcttcttcttctttttcaaggTTGGATCAAAtacctaaaaaaattaatcaaaatagataatattatttcttactcttataattttatggtacATTTATACAAGAGTATAATACATGTTAATATAGATCTATAAGAAATATCAGATTGTCAGTgctaaaagagaaaaaaagcccAGatgtttaacaatattatgcaGAAAAcatgaaagatatatttactattatttattttcatataatttaataaaatataagtaattaatattaataataaataagtaataataatgaataataattaatatataagacaaATAACAAGGcaggaatataaataaagtaaataaaacacttttaaGCTCTGAAACTGACAAAAATTTAGCATAGAATGTAAcagagaataaatatataaatctttttgtaataattcgAAAACTTATTACAcgacagaaaaatattgaataagaattttgAGGTTATTAAAttcacaattttctttttcgctttttctaaatatatttgttcatcaaaaaattaatacttaataagaagattttttctttgtaaataacgaaaaaagaaGCAGGACATAATattctttcaatataaattcgaGTAAAAGAGCAAATATTAACCAATATGTTTATTGAATCGAGCAATTTAttggtaattatattttacgtaccGAATCCTCTTCCGTCATTTTCCTGATTGTAGATCGTTCTCGTtttgaatgaataaaatttgaagtgATTTCAAATTCTCATTGTCTGTCTCACGCTGCTCGAAAAGACTTGAATCCTGCATCAGAGAAGATTGCATCAGAAAATACCGGAGGACACGATGGCTCTGTTGTATTCACCAACCTAaggcaaattaaataaatatcacagGGATTAATGCATTGTAAAACTAGGGATTCTATTTCTAGTGACTCTTGGATCTCCCTGAATTGGTTAGAAAATCTATTCGATTTGACAATCTGTGTGCAGAGCATTTTTCGACATCGATCACGTGGCAATGACGTCGCACATGCGCGTGAAAATCAGTTATGTCAATACATGTCAATTTACTGTGCTATGATTTAAATGACGATCATGtgtaataatcattattcTTATACGCGATTTTGTGTGTGATTACGTTGAAAATTGACAATTTCGACGTTTTTCTTAATGCGAAAGaca
It encodes:
- the LOC140666707 gene encoding eukaryotic translation initiation factor 2 subunit 2-like isoform X1, translated to MTEEDSVFDPTLKKKKKKKKTSFDIDAAFNEGGSTGDASENIVDKENQEPEPTVVEDDETLDLENFGKKKKKKKKAFNLDELEATLPDTKKEEPIEQQVEEIIMDDDFDLDMDFSKTKKKKKKKKDLDELVAEEERKEIEDKENGCTESERSAEYVEEPSLWVGSDRDYTYDELLVRVFNIMREKNPDMVAGKKQKFVMRPPQVVRIGTKKTSFANFTEICKTLHRQPKHLLDFLLAELGTSGSVDGNSQLIIKGRFQQKQIENVLRRYIKEYVTCHTCRSPDTILQKDTRLFFLQCETCGSRCSVASIKSGFQAVTGKRAAIRAKTA
- the LOC140666707 gene encoding eukaryotic translation initiation factor 2 subunit 2-like isoform X2; the protein is MTEEDSVFDPTLKKKKKKKKTSFDIDAAFNEGGSTGDASENIVDKENQEPEPTVVEDDETLDLENFGKKKKKKKKAFNLDELEATLPDTKKEEPIEQQVEEIIMDDDFDLDMDFSKTKKKKKKKKDLDELVAEEERKEIEDKENVEEPSLWVGSDRDYTYDELLVRVFNIMREKNPDMVAGKKQKFVMRPPQVVRIGTKKTSFANFTEICKTLHRQPKHLLDFLLAELGTSGSVDGNSQLIIKGRFQQKQIENVLRRYIKEYVTCHTCRSPDTILQKDTRLFFLQCETCGSRCSVASIKSGFQAVTGKRAAIRAKTA